One Oncorhynchus kisutch isolate 150728-3 linkage group LG13, Okis_V2, whole genome shotgun sequence DNA window includes the following coding sequences:
- the LOC109902494 gene encoding elongation factor 2-like isoform X1: MVNFTVDQIRAIMDKKSNIRNMSVIAHVDHGKSTLTDSLVSKAGIIAGSRAGETRFTDTRKDEQERCITIKSTAISMYYELSENDMAFIKQCKDGVGFLINLIDSPGHVDFSSEVTAALRVTDGALVVVDCVSGVCVQTETVLRQAIAERIKPVLMMNKMDRALLELQLEPEDLFQTFQRIVENVNVIIATYGEDEGGPMGAIMIDPVIGTVGFGSGLHGWAFTLKQFAEMYVMKFAAKGDAQLGPAERCKKVEDMMKKLWGERFFDPATGKFSKSATGPDGKKLPRTFSQLVLDPIFKVFDAIMNFKKEETAKLIEKLDIKLDNEDKEKEGKPLLKAVMRRWLPAGEALLQMITIHLPSPVTAQKYRCELLYEGPGDDEAAMGIKNCDPKAPLMMYISKMVPTTDKGRFYAFGRVFSGCVSSGQKVRIMGPNFTPGKKEDLYLKPIQRTILMMGRYIEPIEDVPCGNIVGLVGVDQYLVKTGTITTFEQAHNMRVMKFSVSPVVRVAVEAKNPADLPKLVEGLKRLAKSDPMVQCIIEESGEHIIAGAGELHLEICLKDLEEDHACIPLKKSDPVVSYRETVSEESDQMCLSKSPNKHNRLYMKARPFPDGLAEDIEKGDVSARQELKIRARFLADKYEWDVSEARKIWCFGPDGTGPNLLMDVTKGVQYLNEIKDSVVAGFQWAVKEGALCEENMRAVRFDVHDVTLHTDAIHRGGGQIIPTARRVLYACQLTAQPRLMEPVYLVEIQCPEQVVGGIYGVLNRKRGHVFEESQVMGTPMFIVKAYLPVNESFGFTADLRSNTGGQAFPQCVFDHWQILQGDPQDSTTKISQIVADTRKRKGLKEGIPALDNYLDKL; the protein is encoded by the exons ATG GTGAACTTTACCGTAGACCAAATCCGTGCCATCATGGACAAGAAGTCCAACATCCGTAACATGTCTGTGATTGCGCACGTCGACCATGGTAAGTCCACCCTGACAGACTCGCTGGTGTCGAAGGCTGGTATCATCGCAGGTTCCCGTGCCGGAGAGACCCGCTTCACTGACACACGAAAAGACGAGCAGGAGCGCTGCATTACCATCAAGTCAAC CGCCATCTCAATGTACTACGAGCTCTCGGAGAACGACATGGCCTTCATCAAGCAGTGCAAAGATGGTGTTGGGTTTCTCATCAATCTGATTGACTCTCCAGGCCACGTTGACTTCTCCTCTGAGGTCACAGCCGCTCTCCGTGTCACTGACGGGGCCCTGGTTGTTGTGGACTGCGTGTCAG gtgtgtgtgtgcagactgaGACTGTGCTCAGGCAGGCCATTGCAGAGCGTATCAAGCCTGTGCTGATGATGAATAAGATGGACCGGGCCTTGCTGGAGCTGCAGCTGGAGCCAGAGGATCTGTTCCAGACCTTCCAGCGCATCGTGGAGAATGTGAACGTCATCATCGCCACCTACGGCGAGGATGAGGGTGGTCCCATGGGAGCCATCATG ATTGACCCAGTCATTGGAACTGTTGGCTTTGGGTCCGGACTTCACGGATGGGCCTTCACCCTGAAGCAGTTTGCTGAGATGTACGTGATGAAGTTTGCTGCCAAGGGTGATGCCCAACTAGGACCAGCAGAGCGCTGCAAGAAGGTGGAGGACATGATGAAGAAGCTGTGGGGTGAAAG GTTTTTTGACCCTGCCACTGGCAAGTTCAGCAAGTCGGCCACCGGACCTGATGGAAAGAAGCTCCCGCGTACCTTTTCTCAGCTTGTGCTGGACCCCATCTTCAAG GTTTTCGATGCCATCATGAACTTCAAGAAAGAGGAGACGGCCAAGCTGATTGAGAAGCTGGACATCAAGCTGGACAATGAGGACAAGGAGAAGGAGGGGAAGCCCCTGCTGAAGGCTGTGATGCGTCGCTGGCTGCCAGCCGGAGAGGCCCTGCTCCAGATGATCACCATCCACCTGCCCTCCCCCGTCACCGCCCAGAAGTACCGCTGTGAGCTGCTTTATGAAGGACCTGGTGACGATGAGGCTGCCATGG GTATCAAGAACTGTGACCCCAAGGCTCCTTTGATGATGTACATCTCCAAGATGGTGCCCACCACCGACAAGGGTCGCTTCTACGCCTTTGGCCGTGTCTTCTCCGGCTGCGTGTCCTCTGGCCAGAAGGTGCGCATTATGGGACCAAACTTCACCCCTGGAAAGAAGGAGGACCTCTACCTCAAACCAATTCAGAG GACCATTCTGATGATGGGACGTTACATTGAACCTATCGAGGACGTGCCATGCGGGAACATTGTTGGGCTGGTTGGAGTGGACCAGTACCTGGTGAAGACCGGTACCATCACTACCTTTGAGCAGGCCCATAACATGAGGGTGATGAAGTTCAGCGTCAGCCCTGTGGTGAGAGTGGCTGTCGAGGCCAAGAACCCTGCTGATCTGCCCAAGCTGGTGGAGGGCCTGAAGCGTCTGGCCAAGTCTGACCCCATGGTGCAGTGTATCATTGAGGAGTCTGGAGAGCACATCATCGCTGGAGCTGGCGAGCTGCATCTGGAGATCtgcctgaaggatctggaggagGACCATGCCTGCATTCCACTGAAG aaaTCAGACCCGGTGGTTTCCTACAGGGAGACTGTGTCTGAGGAGTCTGACCAGATGTGCCTATCCAAGTCCCCAAACAAACACAACCGTCTGTACATGAAGGCCCGTCCCTTCCCTGACGGCCTGGCTGAGGACATCGAGAAGGGCGACGTAAGCGCCAGACAAGAGCTGAAGATCCGTGCCCGTTTCCTGGCCGACAAGTACGAGTGGGATGTGTCTGAGGCCCGTAAGATTTGGTGCTTCGGCCCTGATGGTACCGGCCCCAACCTGCTGATGGACGTGACCAAGGGAGTCCAGTACCTGAACGAGATCAAAGACAGCGTGGTGGCCGGCTTCCAGTGGGCCGTTAAGGAG GGAGCCCTGTGTGAAGAGAACATGCGCGCTGTCCGCTTTGACGTCCATGACGTGACCCTCCACACAGATGCTATCCACCGTGGTGGTGGTCAGATCATTCCCACAGCCCGCCGAGTGCTGTATGCCTGCCAACTTACAGCCCAGCCAAGACTCATGGAGCCTGTATACCTGGTGGAGATTCAG TGTCCTGAGCAGGTGGTAGGAGGCATCTACGGTGTGTTGAACCGGAAGCGCGGTCACGTGTTCGAGGAGTCCCAGGTCATGGGGACCCCCATGTTCATCGTCAAGGCTTACCTACCTGTCAACGAGTCTTTCG GTTTCACAGCTGACCTGCGTTCCAACACTGGTGGCCAAGCCTTCCCCCAGTGTGTGTTTGACCACTGGCAGATCCTCCAGGGAGATCCACAGGACTCTACCACCAAAATCTCTCAGATTGTGGCTGACACCCGTAAACGTAAGGGGCTCAAGGAGGGCATTCCTGCATTGGACAACTACCTGGACAAATTGTAA
- the LOC109902494 gene encoding elongation factor 2-like isoform X2 produces MMNKMDRALLELQLEPEDLFQTFQRIVENVNVIIATYGEDEGGPMGAIMIDPVIGTVGFGSGLHGWAFTLKQFAEMYVMKFAAKGDAQLGPAERCKKVEDMMKKLWGERFFDPATGKFSKSATGPDGKKLPRTFSQLVLDPIFKVFDAIMNFKKEETAKLIEKLDIKLDNEDKEKEGKPLLKAVMRRWLPAGEALLQMITIHLPSPVTAQKYRCELLYEGPGDDEAAMGIKNCDPKAPLMMYISKMVPTTDKGRFYAFGRVFSGCVSSGQKVRIMGPNFTPGKKEDLYLKPIQRTILMMGRYIEPIEDVPCGNIVGLVGVDQYLVKTGTITTFEQAHNMRVMKFSVSPVVRVAVEAKNPADLPKLVEGLKRLAKSDPMVQCIIEESGEHIIAGAGELHLEICLKDLEEDHACIPLKKSDPVVSYRETVSEESDQMCLSKSPNKHNRLYMKARPFPDGLAEDIEKGDVSARQELKIRARFLADKYEWDVSEARKIWCFGPDGTGPNLLMDVTKGVQYLNEIKDSVVAGFQWAVKEGALCEENMRAVRFDVHDVTLHTDAIHRGGGQIIPTARRVLYACQLTAQPRLMEPVYLVEIQCPEQVVGGIYGVLNRKRGHVFEESQVMGTPMFIVKAYLPVNESFGFTADLRSNTGGQAFPQCVFDHWQILQGDPQDSTTKISQIVADTRKRKGLKEGIPALDNYLDKL; encoded by the exons ATGATGAATAAGATGGACCGGGCCTTGCTGGAGCTGCAGCTGGAGCCAGAGGATCTGTTCCAGACCTTCCAGCGCATCGTGGAGAATGTGAACGTCATCATCGCCACCTACGGCGAGGATGAGGGTGGTCCCATGGGAGCCATCATG ATTGACCCAGTCATTGGAACTGTTGGCTTTGGGTCCGGACTTCACGGATGGGCCTTCACCCTGAAGCAGTTTGCTGAGATGTACGTGATGAAGTTTGCTGCCAAGGGTGATGCCCAACTAGGACCAGCAGAGCGCTGCAAGAAGGTGGAGGACATGATGAAGAAGCTGTGGGGTGAAAG GTTTTTTGACCCTGCCACTGGCAAGTTCAGCAAGTCGGCCACCGGACCTGATGGAAAGAAGCTCCCGCGTACCTTTTCTCAGCTTGTGCTGGACCCCATCTTCAAG GTTTTCGATGCCATCATGAACTTCAAGAAAGAGGAGACGGCCAAGCTGATTGAGAAGCTGGACATCAAGCTGGACAATGAGGACAAGGAGAAGGAGGGGAAGCCCCTGCTGAAGGCTGTGATGCGTCGCTGGCTGCCAGCCGGAGAGGCCCTGCTCCAGATGATCACCATCCACCTGCCCTCCCCCGTCACCGCCCAGAAGTACCGCTGTGAGCTGCTTTATGAAGGACCTGGTGACGATGAGGCTGCCATGG GTATCAAGAACTGTGACCCCAAGGCTCCTTTGATGATGTACATCTCCAAGATGGTGCCCACCACCGACAAGGGTCGCTTCTACGCCTTTGGCCGTGTCTTCTCCGGCTGCGTGTCCTCTGGCCAGAAGGTGCGCATTATGGGACCAAACTTCACCCCTGGAAAGAAGGAGGACCTCTACCTCAAACCAATTCAGAG GACCATTCTGATGATGGGACGTTACATTGAACCTATCGAGGACGTGCCATGCGGGAACATTGTTGGGCTGGTTGGAGTGGACCAGTACCTGGTGAAGACCGGTACCATCACTACCTTTGAGCAGGCCCATAACATGAGGGTGATGAAGTTCAGCGTCAGCCCTGTGGTGAGAGTGGCTGTCGAGGCCAAGAACCCTGCTGATCTGCCCAAGCTGGTGGAGGGCCTGAAGCGTCTGGCCAAGTCTGACCCCATGGTGCAGTGTATCATTGAGGAGTCTGGAGAGCACATCATCGCTGGAGCTGGCGAGCTGCATCTGGAGATCtgcctgaaggatctggaggagGACCATGCCTGCATTCCACTGAAG aaaTCAGACCCGGTGGTTTCCTACAGGGAGACTGTGTCTGAGGAGTCTGACCAGATGTGCCTATCCAAGTCCCCAAACAAACACAACCGTCTGTACATGAAGGCCCGTCCCTTCCCTGACGGCCTGGCTGAGGACATCGAGAAGGGCGACGTAAGCGCCAGACAAGAGCTGAAGATCCGTGCCCGTTTCCTGGCCGACAAGTACGAGTGGGATGTGTCTGAGGCCCGTAAGATTTGGTGCTTCGGCCCTGATGGTACCGGCCCCAACCTGCTGATGGACGTGACCAAGGGAGTCCAGTACCTGAACGAGATCAAAGACAGCGTGGTGGCCGGCTTCCAGTGGGCCGTTAAGGAG GGAGCCCTGTGTGAAGAGAACATGCGCGCTGTCCGCTTTGACGTCCATGACGTGACCCTCCACACAGATGCTATCCACCGTGGTGGTGGTCAGATCATTCCCACAGCCCGCCGAGTGCTGTATGCCTGCCAACTTACAGCCCAGCCAAGACTCATGGAGCCTGTATACCTGGTGGAGATTCAG TGTCCTGAGCAGGTGGTAGGAGGCATCTACGGTGTGTTGAACCGGAAGCGCGGTCACGTGTTCGAGGAGTCCCAGGTCATGGGGACCCCCATGTTCATCGTCAAGGCTTACCTACCTGTCAACGAGTCTTTCG GTTTCACAGCTGACCTGCGTTCCAACACTGGTGGCCAAGCCTTCCCCCAGTGTGTGTTTGACCACTGGCAGATCCTCCAGGGAGATCCACAGGACTCTACCACCAAAATCTCTCAGATTGTGGCTGACACCCGTAAACGTAAGGGGCTCAAGGAGGGCATTCCTGCATTGGACAACTACCTGGACAAATTGTAA